In Thermosynechococcus sichuanensis E542, a single genomic region encodes these proteins:
- a CDS encoding amino acid ABC transporter permease, translating to MQQVAPFIPPWAKWLNGIFLVCLGLGILAFCGYLYSFRETLLLYAPFLLQAAMTTFLISVFSLLLAVILGAIATWARLHSAPPLRWLSTIYIEFVRGTPTLVQLLVWGFGIGGLLSRWGFDPRQIAFDVMTVLQSNRLVSPLFNYIFYGILGLGFNYGAYLSEVFRSGLEGVPKGQTEASLSLGLSGRQTLWRIILPQAILIILPPFTNNFITLIQDCALLVVIGVPELQNMTSTFANPITDPQRKLFVYVLGAMFYFALCFPLSRLCRFLERRW from the coding sequence ATGCAGCAAGTGGCACCCTTTATTCCCCCTTGGGCAAAATGGCTCAATGGCATCTTTTTGGTGTGCTTAGGACTGGGCATTCTTGCCTTTTGTGGCTACCTTTATTCCTTTCGTGAGACGTTGCTACTGTACGCGCCGTTTCTCCTTCAGGCGGCAATGACAACGTTTCTAATCTCAGTCTTTAGTTTGCTCTTGGCGGTGATCTTGGGGGCGATCGCCACATGGGCGAGGTTGCATTCTGCCCCCCCTTTGCGCTGGCTCAGCACGATTTACATTGAATTTGTGCGCGGTACCCCGACACTGGTGCAACTGCTGGTATGGGGCTTTGGCATTGGTGGTCTCTTGAGTCGGTGGGGGTTTGATCCTCGGCAAATTGCCTTTGATGTCATGACTGTGTTGCAAAGTAACCGCTTGGTGTCGCCCCTGTTTAACTACATTTTCTACGGCATTCTTGGCTTGGGCTTTAACTATGGTGCCTACTTGAGTGAAGTCTTTCGCAGTGGCCTAGAGGGGGTTCCCAAGGGACAAACGGAAGCCAGCCTCAGCTTGGGTCTGTCAGGTCGGCAAACTCTATGGCGAATTATTCTACCCCAAGCCATTTTGATTATCCTGCCCCCCTTTACCAATAACTTCATTACGCTGATCCAAGACTGCGCCCTCTTGGTGGTGATTGGTGTGCCCGAACTCCAAAACATGACGAGCACCTTTGCTAATCCCATTACTGATCCGCAGCGGAAGCTCTTTGTCTATGTTTTGGGTGCGATGTTCTACTTTGCCCTCTGTTTTCCTCTGTCACGGCTCTGCCGCTTCCTTGAGCGCCGGTGGTAG
- a CDS encoding TlyA family RNA methyltransferase — MSPRKQRLDSLLVERHLCESRQQAQRWIRAGEVQVNHVPIDKPGTLVAVDATIQVKAKSIYVSRGGEKLAHALGFFPVVVRDRVCLDGGISTGGFTDCLLQAGAKLVYGIDVGYGQVDWKLRQDPRVILRERTNLRYLTPADLYTDDAPRPDLGVVDVSFISLTKVLPALWELLLPPRELIALIKPQFEVGRDRLGKNGVVRDAKARQEAVDQVIAAAKALGWQCYGVTPSPILGPAGNQEFLAYFSCSAVANASLEKEMVSSS; from the coding sequence ATGAGTCCCCGCAAGCAACGCTTGGATAGTCTTCTTGTGGAGCGGCACCTGTGTGAGAGCCGCCAACAGGCACAACGCTGGATTCGCGCTGGGGAAGTGCAGGTGAACCATGTGCCCATTGATAAACCGGGTACCCTCGTTGCTGTGGACGCCACGATTCAGGTGAAGGCGAAATCTATCTATGTTTCGCGGGGGGGTGAAAAACTTGCCCATGCTCTAGGGTTTTTTCCTGTGGTGGTGCGCGATCGCGTGTGTTTAGATGGCGGTATTTCCACGGGCGGCTTTACGGATTGTCTGCTGCAAGCAGGCGCCAAATTGGTCTATGGCATTGATGTCGGCTATGGCCAAGTGGATTGGAAGCTACGCCAAGACCCGCGTGTTATCCTCAGGGAACGCACCAACCTGCGCTATCTAACCCCTGCTGATCTCTACACTGACGATGCGCCCCGCCCCGATCTTGGGGTAGTGGATGTCTCTTTTATTTCCCTGACTAAAGTTTTACCCGCCCTATGGGAATTACTGCTGCCGCCGCGGGAGCTAATTGCTCTGATTAAGCCGCAGTTTGAAGTGGGGCGCGATCGCCTTGGCAAAAATGGTGTGGTGCGCGATGCTAAGGCACGTCAAGAAGCCGTGGATCAGGTGATTGCAGCCGCCAAAGCTTTGGGCTGGCAGTGCTATGGTGTGACTCCCTCACCCATTTTGGGGCCTGCGGGCAATCAGGAATTCTTGGCCTATTTTTCCTGTAGTGCTGTGGCGAATGCTTCCCTAGAAAAGGAGATGGTATCATCATCCTGA